One genomic segment of uncultured Desulfobacter sp. includes these proteins:
- a CDS encoding HDOD domain-containing protein: MGIKKRILEMVQKRESDLPTLPAVVDNLIRAVSDEKTTTETLAQIISYDIGMTNKLLKLANSVYYAQKNQVDTVKRAISVIGFDEIIGIALGMGILSSVSEISGLSLDMKALWIHGIGVATASKQLAKQTNPGVAGKIFVPALLHDMGKIIFSIYFKKEYNQVRQYALENKRPLYFSENTLFKIDHAALSALLMTRWNFPASIILPCRFHHSPESAPVKYRHQALIINLADYLTQKAQLGHSGNPVPVTIKNAPQKVGINESAMMQIIEFLKAQEPQIKEFFKITTAK; encoded by the coding sequence ATGGGAATAAAAAAACGCATCCTTGAAATGGTTCAAAAAAGGGAAAGCGATTTACCTACGCTCCCGGCTGTCGTGGATAACCTGATCCGGGCAGTTTCTGACGAAAAAACCACCACAGAAACCTTAGCACAAATCATTTCATATGACATAGGCATGACCAATAAGCTGCTCAAGCTTGCCAATTCCGTTTATTATGCCCAAAAAAATCAAGTGGACACCGTTAAACGAGCCATTTCCGTTATCGGGTTTGATGAAATCATCGGTATTGCCTTAGGCATGGGAATCTTATCCAGCGTATCGGAAATTTCGGGCCTAAGCCTTGATATGAAAGCGTTGTGGATACACGGTATCGGCGTGGCCACGGCCTCAAAGCAGCTGGCAAAGCAAACCAACCCGGGCGTTGCCGGTAAAATATTTGTCCCAGCCCTGCTCCATGATATGGGCAAGATAATTTTTTCGATCTATTTTAAAAAAGAATACAACCAAGTCCGGCAATATGCACTGGAAAACAAGCGTCCACTGTATTTCAGCGAAAACACTCTGTTCAAGATAGATCATGCAGCACTATCTGCCCTTTTAATGACACGGTGGAATTTTCCTGCATCCATCATTCTGCCCTGCAGGTTTCATCATTCACCGGAATCTGCGCCGGTTAAATACCGCCATCAGGCGCTGATTATAAATCTTGCAGACTATCTTACACAGAAAGCCCAATTAGGTCACTCCGGCAATCCGGTTCCTGTTACCATCAAAAATGCACCCCAAAAAGTCGGCATTAATGAATCTGCGATGATGCAGATCATAGAATTTCTAAAGGCCCAAGAACCGCAGATTAAGGAATTTTTCAAAATAACAACAGCCAAATAA
- a CDS encoding NAD-dependent epimerase/dehydratase family protein, which produces MSMGNVLVTGGGGFLGKALVRKLVDKSENVFSFSRSWYSELDKLGVSQVQGDLADAHAVADALEGMDTVFHTAAKPGIWGPYDEYFRINVTGTVHVIDACMKNKVGQLIYTSSPSVVFDDKDMHGANELVPYPDKYLASYPETKALAEKEVIKAAGQGLCVIILRPHLIWGPEDNHLVPAIINRAKRLKIIGPDTDLVDTIYVDNAADAHILAAEKLSQNPDLSGNIYFISQDAPMSKWTLANAFLAAAGLPPIKGHVSGKTAYAAGWFFEFIYRIFGIKKDPPMTRFAAKELATSHWFDISRAKKDLGYVPKISTQEGLRRLKIWLNRK; this is translated from the coding sequence CCGGTCCTGGTATTCGGAGCTGGATAAATTGGGTGTTTCTCAAGTCCAGGGAGACCTTGCAGATGCCCATGCAGTGGCTGATGCCTTAGAAGGCATGGACACCGTGTTTCATACTGCGGCAAAACCCGGTATATGGGGCCCTTATGATGAATATTTTCGTATTAATGTCACAGGAACCGTGCATGTTATTGACGCCTGCATGAAAAATAAGGTAGGTCAGCTGATTTATACCAGTTCACCTTCGGTGGTGTTTGATGACAAGGATATGCATGGGGCAAATGAGTTGGTCCCCTATCCGGATAAATATCTGGCCTCCTATCCTGAAACCAAAGCTCTGGCGGAAAAAGAGGTGATTAAAGCAGCGGGGCAGGGCCTTTGCGTCATCATCTTGCGGCCCCATTTGATCTGGGGACCGGAAGACAACCACCTGGTGCCGGCTATTATCAATAGGGCTAAACGGTTGAAGATTATTGGTCCGGATACGGATCTTGTGGACACCATTTATGTGGATAATGCAGCCGATGCCCATATCCTGGCCGCTGAAAAGCTGTCCCAAAATCCTGATCTGTCTGGAAACATATATTTCATCAGCCAGGATGCCCCCATGTCCAAATGGACCTTGGCTAATGCTTTTCTGGCAGCCGCAGGTCTGCCGCCAATTAAGGGGCATGTATCCGGAAAAACTGCTTATGCGGCCGGGTGGTTTTTTGAATTCATTTATCGAATTTTTGGTATTAAAAAGGATCCCCCCATGACCCGGTTTGCTGCCAAAGAACTTGCCACCTCTCATTGGTTTGATATCAGCCGGGCAAAAAAGGACCTGGGGTATGTACCGAAGATTTCCACCCAGGAAGGGTTAAGGCGCCTGAAGATATGGTTGAACCGGAAATGA
- the aat gene encoding leucyl/phenylalanyl-tRNA--protein transferase gives MVLAYKNGIFPWFSNSEPILWWSPDPRLVLFPSKIRVSKSLKKTIRKACFSIRVNTAFEQTIVACSQPRQDKPEGTWLVDEMIDAYITLHKMGIAHSVEAWQGDRLAGGLYGVSLGKAFFGESMFSLVSNASKVALVTLAQELYSQGFKMIDCQVTSGHLLRMGAQEITRDLFLDILNHCVDEKVPDSLWRSGRHLFPQSKTDSTPSYIAHAV, from the coding sequence TTGGTCTTAGCATATAAAAATGGGATTTTCCCCTGGTTTTCCAATAGTGAACCCATTCTCTGGTGGTCCCCTGATCCCCGGCTGGTGCTTTTTCCTTCTAAAATCAGGGTATCGAAAAGCTTAAAAAAGACTATTCGAAAGGCTTGTTTCTCCATTCGGGTCAACACTGCGTTTGAACAAACCATTGTGGCCTGTTCACAGCCCAGGCAGGACAAACCCGAAGGCACCTGGTTGGTGGATGAAATGATTGATGCATATATCACGTTGCACAAAATGGGAATCGCCCACTCGGTGGAGGCTTGGCAGGGAGACCGGCTGGCAGGTGGCCTTTACGGGGTCAGCCTGGGAAAAGCTTTTTTTGGGGAATCCATGTTTTCCCTTGTATCCAATGCGTCCAAGGTTGCCCTTGTGACCCTGGCCCAGGAACTTTACAGTCAGGGGTTTAAAATGATTGACTGCCAGGTCACCTCCGGCCATTTGCTTCGCATGGGGGCCCAGGAAATAACCAGGGACTTGTTTCTTGACATTTTAAACCATTGTGTTGATGAAAAAGTACCGGACAGCCTATGGCGGTCCGGGCGACATCTTTTCCCCCAAAGCAAAACAGATTCAACGCCAAGCTATATTGCGCATGCAGTATAA
- a CDS encoding FxsA family protein, whose amino-acid sequence MLFKLFLFFTLIPMAELYILIHIGGIIGGLNTIILVIITGFIGAYLARMEGLNTMIKVRQNLDQGHMPAEELLDAFIILVAGLVLITPGLLTDTAGLLLLWPLTRNKFKRFLRKKFDEMAANGSINITRFH is encoded by the coding sequence ATGCTGTTTAAACTATTTTTATTTTTTACCTTGATTCCGATGGCTGAATTATACATCCTTATCCATATTGGCGGTATTATCGGCGGGTTAAACACCATAATACTGGTTATTATAACCGGATTTATTGGTGCCTACCTTGCCCGGATGGAAGGATTGAACACCATGATAAAGGTTCGCCAGAATTTAGACCAGGGACATATGCCGGCCGAAGAACTCCTGGATGCCTTTATCATCCTCGTTGCCGGATTAGTGCTCATTACGCCGGGGCTTTTAACGGACACGGCAGGTCTTTTGCTTTTATGGCCCCTCACACGAAACAAGTTTAAACGCTTTTTACGCAAAAAATTTGACGAGATGGCGGCCAACGGCAGCATCAACATCACCCGGTTTCATTGA
- the clpS gene encoding ATP-dependent Clp protease adapter ClpS, whose translation MTSTDSKTRPGISNEINEDHPPMYKVLLHNDDYTTMDFVVDILIRVFGKSLEKATQIMLNVHNKGKAVCGIYPREIAETKVQTVHNLASSKGFPLKSTMEKE comes from the coding sequence ATGACATCCACTGATTCCAAAACCCGGCCCGGAATATCAAACGAAATAAATGAGGATCATCCGCCCATGTATAAAGTGCTTTTGCACAATGACGATTATACAACCATGGATTTTGTGGTGGATATCCTGATCCGGGTATTCGGAAAATCTCTTGAAAAAGCCACACAAATAATGCTTAATGTACATAATAAGGGAAAAGCCGTTTGCGGCATTTATCCACGGGAAATAGCAGAAACAAAAGTTCAGACCGTGCATAATCTGGCCAGCAGCAAAGGGTTCCCCTTAAAAAGTACAATGGAAAAGGAGTAA
- a CDS encoding YhjD/YihY/BrkB family envelope integrity protein has translation MVEPEMKMMPMVSFSFAQFRIKAIRVLYRAAKGYQRDSCALRASALSLYTLFSIVPVMAMAFGLAKGFGFQQFLEAEVMALFEGREEIVQSILVFTNNLLEKTQGGLMAVLGVLLLLYSLIKLMFHIEGTFNRIWWVRDGRPLIRKITDYLTIALAAWLLGLLSGSVNLFMIPRLESFWAYLGVPINIQGVISFFISVVPYVVTWSLFMFFYVIMPHKKVNFRAAAIGAVFAGTLFQIIQTAFLKFQIFVTGYNAIYGSFAALPLFLIWLQVSWGVLLYGAEIAFEWENTENARTPNLSFNTMSIRAKKLAMLEIVQQCVQRFAEKKSPATDNRIARELNLPLTIVHHLLGILMDAGVLYSVNLKGNTTGYTPAIDIECISIMDVLCAVERQGDSDAYTAGTLLTQALEDSLDRFDRAARACNGERLIKDL, from the coding sequence ATGGTTGAACCGGAAATGAAGATGATGCCGATGGTATCTTTTTCATTTGCGCAATTTCGGATCAAGGCCATCCGGGTGCTTTACAGAGCTGCCAAGGGATATCAACGGGACAGCTGTGCGCTGCGGGCTTCTGCTTTAAGCTTGTACACCCTTTTTAGTATCGTGCCTGTCATGGCCATGGCCTTTGGTCTTGCCAAGGGCTTCGGGTTTCAGCAGTTCCTTGAGGCAGAGGTGATGGCGTTGTTTGAAGGCCGCGAGGAGATTGTTCAAAGTATTCTGGTTTTTACCAACAATCTACTGGAAAAAACCCAGGGCGGGCTTATGGCTGTGCTTGGCGTTTTGCTTCTTTTGTATTCTCTGATTAAACTGATGTTCCATATTGAAGGAACATTTAATCGTATCTGGTGGGTCAGGGATGGCAGGCCTTTGATCAGGAAAATCACTGATTACCTGACCATTGCCCTGGCAGCATGGCTTTTGGGCCTTTTGTCTGGATCCGTGAATTTATTCATGATTCCTCGCCTGGAATCTTTCTGGGCCTATCTTGGTGTTCCTATTAATATTCAAGGTGTTATTTCTTTTTTTATCAGTGTTGTTCCCTATGTTGTTACTTGGTCGCTGTTTATGTTTTTTTATGTGATCATGCCCCATAAAAAGGTAAATTTCAGGGCTGCGGCCATAGGGGCTGTGTTTGCCGGCACCTTGTTCCAGATCATCCAGACCGCTTTTTTAAAGTTTCAAATTTTTGTGACAGGCTACAATGCCATTTATGGCAGTTTTGCCGCACTGCCCTTGTTTTTAATCTGGTTGCAGGTTTCCTGGGGCGTACTGCTCTACGGGGCGGAAATTGCTTTTGAGTGGGAAAATACCGAAAATGCAAGAACCCCGAACCTGAGTTTTAATACGATGAGCATTCGGGCTAAAAAACTTGCCATGCTGGAAATTGTTCAACAATGTGTTCAGCGTTTTGCAGAAAAAAAATCCCCTGCCACAGATAATCGTATTGCAAGGGAACTGAATCTGCCCTTAACTATTGTGCACCATCTTCTTGGAATTTTGATGGATGCCGGTGTGTTATATTCAGTTAATCTAAAAGGCAATACAACCGGGTATACCCCGGCTATAGATATTGAGTGTATAAGTATTATGGATGTGCTTTGTGCCGTAGAGCGCCAGGGAGATTCAGATGCGTATACGGCAGGTACCTTATTGACCCAGGCCTTAGAGGACAGCCTTGATAGGTTTGACAGGGCCGCCCGGGCATGTAATGGAGAACGGTTGATTAAAGATCTTTAA
- the clpA gene encoding ATP-dependent Clp protease ATP-binding subunit ClpA, which yields MISKELSTALGFAVREAKKRRHEYVCVEHVLYAIVNHESGLEAIEKCGGSPEHIKEDLEKFFDEKLTKIETSEEYVLQQTIGFQRMIQRAINHARSAEKSEVNLGDILASIFQEKDSHAAFYLESEGITRLDVLRHISHDVDEDKKDTSEGDKPQQLFHQADPKPKRQNKKDPLGLFTSDLIKRAQDNKIDPLIGRTLEIERVMQVLCRRRKNNPILVGDPGVGKTAIAEGLALKINGKAVPDLLENCELYSLDMGALLAGTKYRGDFEQRLKDVITALEEKENALLVIDEIHTVVGAGATTSGSMDASNILKPALSSGDIKCIGTTTYEEYKNHFEKDRAFSRRFEKIEVSEPSVEETVEILKGLRTCYEEHHGLKYPDKTIEAAAYLSDKYINDRFLPDKAIDVVDEAGAFLKLTADGRRKTVSPKDIEKIVAKIAKVPVSNVTAADKSSLESLPGKLLNVIFGQDDAITTLTTAIKRSRAGLAAPDRPIGSFLFMGPTGVGKTEVARQLAANMGIQFLRFDMSEYMEKHAVSRLIGAPPGYVGFEQGGILTDSIRKHPHCVLLLDEIEKAHMDLYNILLQVMDYATLTDNNGKSADFRNVIIIMTSNAGAREMSTNSIGFGSQNTNSDSKGIKAVKNTFSPEFRNRLDGIVQFKHLSEKVMELIVDKNMKELKTMLSDQDISLSYSADVRAHLARKGHDPKFGARPLARLIQTEIKDKLTDEILFGQLAKGGKLSIGLKDGKLTFNIKST from the coding sequence ATGATTAGCAAAGAACTATCCACAGCCCTCGGATTTGCCGTCCGGGAAGCTAAAAAAAGAAGACATGAGTACGTTTGTGTCGAACATGTTCTTTACGCCATTGTCAATCATGAATCCGGTCTTGAGGCCATTGAAAAATGCGGCGGTAGCCCCGAGCACATCAAAGAGGATCTTGAAAAATTTTTTGATGAAAAACTGACCAAAATAGAAACCAGTGAAGAGTATGTGCTCCAGCAGACCATCGGTTTTCAGCGAATGATTCAACGGGCCATCAATCATGCCAGATCCGCTGAAAAATCAGAAGTAAATCTCGGGGATATTCTGGCATCCATTTTTCAGGAAAAGGATTCCCATGCAGCCTTTTACCTTGAATCCGAAGGCATTACGCGGCTGGATGTACTCAGACACATTTCCCACGATGTAGATGAAGATAAAAAAGATACGTCCGAAGGGGACAAGCCCCAGCAGCTTTTCCACCAGGCCGATCCAAAACCCAAGCGCCAGAATAAAAAAGATCCGCTAGGGTTATTTACTTCCGATCTGATCAAACGGGCCCAGGACAATAAAATTGACCCCCTTATCGGTAGAACACTTGAAATTGAACGGGTGATGCAGGTCCTTTGCCGACGGCGGAAAAACAATCCCATCCTTGTGGGAGATCCCGGCGTTGGAAAAACCGCTATTGCAGAAGGACTGGCATTGAAAATAAACGGCAAGGCAGTGCCGGATCTGCTTGAAAACTGTGAACTGTACTCCCTGGATATGGGGGCTCTTTTAGCCGGCACCAAATACAGGGGCGATTTTGAACAGCGCCTTAAGGATGTCATCACCGCCTTGGAAGAAAAGGAAAATGCGCTTTTAGTGATTGATGAAATCCATACGGTTGTGGGTGCCGGAGCCACCACATCAGGTTCCATGGACGCCTCCAACATCCTTAAACCGGCGTTATCCTCAGGCGACATCAAGTGCATCGGCACCACCACCTATGAAGAATACAAAAACCATTTTGAAAAAGACCGGGCCTTTTCCCGGCGGTTTGAAAAAATAGAAGTTTCAGAGCCCAGCGTAGAGGAAACGGTTGAGATTCTCAAGGGACTGCGCACCTGCTACGAGGAACACCATGGCCTGAAATATCCGGATAAAACCATTGAAGCAGCGGCCTACCTGTCAGATAAATACATCAATGACCGGTTCCTGCCGGATAAGGCCATTGACGTCGTTGATGAGGCTGGTGCCTTCTTAAAACTTACGGCAGACGGCCGGCGCAAAACCGTCAGCCCTAAGGATATTGAAAAAATAGTTGCTAAAATAGCCAAGGTGCCGGTTTCCAATGTGACTGCGGCCGATAAGTCGTCCCTGGAATCGTTGCCCGGCAAACTGCTCAACGTTATCTTTGGCCAGGACGATGCTATAACCACCCTGACCACGGCGATCAAAAGATCCCGGGCCGGACTTGCAGCCCCGGACCGTCCCATTGGGTCCTTTCTTTTCATGGGCCCCACAGGGGTTGGCAAAACCGAAGTGGCCAGGCAGTTGGCAGCAAACATGGGCATTCAATTCTTACGCTTTGACATGAGCGAATACATGGAAAAGCATGCTGTTTCCAGACTCATTGGTGCGCCTCCGGGATATGTGGGGTTTGAACAGGGCGGTATTTTAACCGACAGCATCCGCAAGCATCCCCATTGTGTGCTTCTTCTGGATGAAATAGAAAAGGCCCATATGGACCTTTACAACATTCTGCTCCAGGTCATGGATTATGCCACACTTACTGACAATAATGGTAAATCCGCTGATTTTAGGAATGTGATCATTATTATGACCTCCAATGCCGGAGCCAGGGAAATGAGCACCAACAGCATCGGGTTTGGGTCCCAAAACACCAATTCCGATTCCAAGGGCATAAAAGCGGTGAAAAACACCTTCAGCCCTGAATTTCGAAACCGCCTTGACGGTATTGTCCAGTTTAAACATTTATCTGAAAAGGTAATGGAACTGATTGTGGACAAAAACATGAAAGAACTTAAAACCATGCTCAGCGACCAGGACATTTCTTTGAGCTATTCAGCCGACGTTCGGGCTCATCTGGCCCGAAAAGGCCATGATCCTAAATTTGGTGCCCGGCCCTTGGCCCGTCTTATCCAGACCGAAATAAAAGACAAGCTCACCGATGAGATTCTTTTCGGACAGCTTGCAAAAGGAGGAAAACTATCCATAGGCCTAAAGGACGGTAAACTGACATTTAATATCAAATCGACCTGA